The following are encoded together in the Chlorocebus sabaeus isolate Y175 chromosome 20, mChlSab1.0.hap1, whole genome shotgun sequence genome:
- the LOC103225732 gene encoding LOW QUALITY PROTEIN: putative TP73 antisense gene protein 1 (The sequence of the model RefSeq protein was modified relative to this genomic sequence to represent the inferred CDS: inserted 1 base in 1 codon; deleted 1 base in 1 codon) produces MCLLSSSAASDLIATGLPAHPCHPPLLPQPQPQLILSSSPSTGMVPPPAVGRTSLLPVNPTAISITTSDLSAQEDATPTTSTGHLSVFSAFQVKTPAVPSERTSRRFSETPSHRVLRGGGLRCSHDFGARVADHLGLAIFGVGFGSPALLPSVVDENGCCLLYVVEDQLCGVERAFRAEHXGQHQSGSGTGCGHCPQRPAVDAGVASAVWLVAQQCGKQKLLR; encoded by the exons ATGTGTCTTTTGTCCAGCTCAGCCGCCTCGGATCTCATTGCCACCGGCCTTCCCGCACACCCTTGCCACCCGCCTTTGctccctcagcctcagcctcagctcaTTCTCTCAAGCAGTCCCAGCACTGGCATGGTACCTCCTCCCGCCGTGGGCCGCACGTCTCTGCTCCCTGTCAACCCTACTGCCATCAGCATCACCACAAGTGACTTGTCTGCCCAGGAGGATGCAACACCAACTACCTCCACCGGCCACCTTTCAGTGTTTTCTGCTTTCCAAGTAAAGACACCAGCAGTGCCCTCAGAGCGGACCAGCCGGAGATTTTCCGAAACC CCCTCCCATAGGGTGCTCCGTGGAGGAGGCCTGAGATGCTCTCACGACTTTGGAGCCAGGGTGGCCGACCACCTTGGCCTGGCCATCTTTGGGGTGGGCTTTGGGAGCCCAGCACTGCTGCCGAGTGTGGTGGATGAGAACGGCTGCTGCTTGCTGTACGTGGTGGAGGACCAGCTGTGTGGCGTGGAGCGAGCCTTCAGGGCTGAGC TTGGGCAACACCAGAGTGGTTCAGGAACAGGATGCGGACATTGTCCTCAACGACCAGCG GTGGACGCCGGGGTTGCTTCCGCTGTTTGGCTTGT GGCGCAGCAGTGTGGGAAGCAGAAGCTGCTGAGGTGA